The following are encoded in a window of Syngnathoides biaculeatus isolate LvHL_M chromosome 3, ASM1980259v1, whole genome shotgun sequence genomic DNA:
- the LOC133497573 gene encoding gastrula zinc finger protein XlCGF57.1-like isoform X1 has translation MCARSLARYEEELCGTKAEDEQQPQVLDAVPRPPVVLHRTGDSEGDLRPEQQEPEPPFIKKEEPETPHFKEEEQEDEILKFPFTGVSVKNEDDGECDGDRWGGSQADGLFAPLSDSDDITSHSSDPDDDDGDYVNDRANDDKKQATTTSRTGSKRVKCCHCDKTFCNNSALKAHTRTHTGEKPFACSICGQTFSRKSHLKTHARTHTEKKNFVCSVCGKIFSTKGTLKIHTRAHTGEKPFGCLVCGKKFSIKENLKMHTRTHSGEKPFGCLVCGKSFAVKENLKMHTRTHTGEKPFGCVVCGKKFSTKSHLKRHTVTHTGEKPYACSVCGERFSVKSRLKEHTRRHTGEQPFVCSVCDKSFTSKANLKNHTKLHTGDKPFGCLVCGKKFIQRWSLTAHTRTHTGEKPFVCSFCGKRFVLKGDLKSHTRIHAVEKKFVCSVCDKGFNDKGNLRRHAKTHTGEKPFACSVCDQTFTRKANLEGHIRIHSGEKSYACSVCGQTFTRRRFLTAHAATHTAEVECVS, from the exons ATGTGCGCAAGAAGCTTAGCAAGGTACGAGGAGGAACTTTGCGGAACCAAAGCGGAGGACGAGCAACAACCTCAAGTCCTGGACGCTGTTCCGAGGCCTCCGGTTGTGTTACACAGAACAG GCGACAGTGAAGGAGATCTTCGCCCTGAGCAGCAGGAGCCAGAGCCCCCCTTCATCAAAAAGGAGGAGCCAGAGACGCCACATTTTAAAGAAGAAGAGCAGGAGGATGAAATCCTCAAGTTTCCATTCACTGGGGTCAGTGTGAAGAATGAAGATGACGGCGAATGCGACGGGGACCGATGGGGAGGATCCCAAGCAGACGGCCTCTTCGCTCCTCTTTCAGATAGCGACGACATAACATCGCACTCTtctgaccccgatgacgacgaTGGTGATTATGTTAACGATCGTGCTAATGATGATAAGAAACAAGCGACAACGACAAGCCGTACTGGCAGCAAACGTGTTAAATGTTGTCACTGTGACAAAACTTTTTGCAACAATTCTGCATTGAAGGCGCATACGAGAACGCACaccggagaaaaaccttttgcttgctcaatttgtggtcaaACATTCAGTCGAaagtcacatttaaaaacacatgcaagaacacacactgagaaaaaaaattttgtctGTTCAGTATGCGGTAAAATATTCTCCACAAAGGGaactttaaaaatacacacaagagcgcacactggagaaaaacctttcggCTGCTTAGTGTGTGGGAAAAAATTCTCTATaaaggaaaatttaaaaatgcacacaagaacgcacagtggagaaaaaccttttggcTGCTTAGTTTGTGGGAAAAGTTTCGCTGTCAaggaaaatctaaaaatgcacacaagaacacacactggagaaaaaccttttggcTGCGtagtttgtggaaaaaaattctctaCAAAGTCACATTTAAAGAGACATACAGTaacacacacgggagaaaaaccttaTGCCTGCTCCGTTTGCGGTGAAAGATTCTCTGTAAAGTCACGTTTAAAAGAGCACACGAGGAGACACACAGGAGAACAACCTTttgtctgctcagtttgtgataaaagtttCACCAGCAAggcaaatttgaaaaatcacacaaaactaCATACTGGCGATAAACCTTTTGGCTGCTTAGTTTGTGGGAAAAAATTCATTCAAAGATGGTCTCTGAcagcacacacaagaacacacactggagaaaaacctttcgtctgctcattttgtggaaaaagattTGTTCTGAAGGGCgatttaaaaagtcatacaagaATACatgcagtagaaaaaaaatttgtctgctcagtttgtgacAAAGGATTCAATGATAAGGGGAACTTAAGGAGAcacgcaaaaacacacactggagaaaagccttttgcctgctcagtttgcgatCAGACATTCACCAGAAAGGCTAATTTAGAAGGTCACATAAGAATACACAGCGGGGAAAAATCCTACGCGtgctcagtttgcggtcaaACGTTCACTCGACGACGCTTTTTGACAGCACACGCAGCGACGCACACTGCTGAGGTGGAGTGTGTGTCCTAA
- the LOC133497573 gene encoding uncharacterized protein LOC133497573 isoform X2, whose product MCARSLARYEEELCGTKAEDEQQPQVLDAVPRPPVVLHRTGDSEGDLRPEQQEPEPPFIKKEEPETPHFKEEEQEDEILKFPFTGVSVKNEDDGECDGDRWGGSQADGLFAPLSDSDDITSHSSDPDDDDAHAATHTAEVECVS is encoded by the exons ATGTGCGCAAGAAGCTTAGCAAGGTACGAGGAGGAACTTTGCGGAACCAAAGCGGAGGACGAGCAACAACCTCAAGTCCTGGACGCTGTTCCGAGGCCTCCGGTTGTGTTACACAGAACAG GCGACAGTGAAGGAGATCTTCGCCCTGAGCAGCAGGAGCCAGAGCCCCCCTTCATCAAAAAGGAGGAGCCAGAGACGCCACATTTTAAAGAAGAAGAGCAGGAGGATGAAATCCTCAAGTTTCCATTCACTGGGGTCAGTGTGAAGAATGAAGATGACGGCGAATGCGACGGGGACCGATGGGGAGGATCCCAAGCAGACGGCCTCTTCGCTCCTCTTTCAGATAGCGACGACATAACATCGCACTCTtctgaccccgatgacgacgaTG CACACGCAGCGACGCACACTGCTGAGGTGGAGTGTGTGTCCTAA